The Euphorbia lathyris chromosome 2, ddEupLath1.1, whole genome shotgun sequence genome includes a window with the following:
- the LOC136216747 gene encoding transketolase, chloroplastic, whose protein sequence is MASTSSLSLSQVLLARAISHQTSDNHHRLSLSTPSLPAFSGLKSTSSSIPRATSSRNRRRIPSREVSQVRAAAVETVDTTTETSLVDKSVNTIRFLAIDAVEKANSGHPGLPMGCAPMGHILYDEVMKYNPKNPYWFNRDRFVLSAGHGCMLQYALLHLAGYDSVLEEDLKQFRQWGSRTPGHPENFETPGVEVTTGPLGQGIANAVGLALAEKHLAARFNKPDNEIVDHYTYAILGDGCQMEGIANEACSLAGHWGLGKLIAFYDDNHISIDGDTEIAFTESVDKRFEGLGWHVIWVKNGNTGYDEIRAAIKEAKAVKDKPTMIKVTTTIGYGSPNKSNSYSVHGSALGAKEVDATRQNLGWPYEPFHVPEDVKKHWSRHVEGGASFEAEWNAKFAEYEKKYPEEAAEFKSIITGELPAGWEKALPTYTPETPAEATRNLSQTNLNALAKVIPGLIGGSADLASSNMTLLKMFGDFQKDTPEERNVRFGVREHAMGAICNGIGLHSPGLIPYCATFFVFTDYMRAAMRISALSETGVIYVMTHDSIGLGEDGPTHQPIEHLASFRAMPNILMLRPADGNETAGSYRVAVLNRKRPSVLALSRQKLPNLPGTSIEGVEKGGYTISDNSTGNKPDVILIATGSELEIAAKAGDELRKEGKAVRVVSFVSWELFDDQSDEYKESVLPADVTARVSIEAGSTFGWHKIVGSKGKAIGIDHFGASAPAGKIYKEFGITAEAVVAAAKEVC, encoded by the exons ATGGCGTCTACTTCATCTCTATCTCTATCTCAGGTTCTCTTAGCCCGAGCCATTTCTCATCAAACCTCCGACAATCACCACCGCCTCTCTCTATCTACTCCTTCTCTTCCTGCTTTCTCTGGTCTCAAATCTACCTCTTCTTCTATTCCACGCGCCACTTCTTCCCGCAATCGTCGCCGTATTCCTTCTCGCGAAGTTTCTCAAGTTCGCGCTGCtgctgttgaaactgttgatacTACCACTGAGACCTCATTGGTTGACAAATCTGTGAATACTATTAGATTTCTTGCTATAGATGCTGTCGAGAAGGCTAATTCTGGTCACCCTGGTTTGCCTATGGGATGTGCTCCTATGGGACATATCTTGTATGATGAAGTGATGAAGTATAACCCGAAGAATCCTTACTGGTTCAATCGTGATCGGTTTGTCTTGTCTGCTGGCCATGGATGTATGCTGCAATATGCTCTTCTTCACCTCGCTGGTTACGACAGTGTTCTG GAAGAAGACTTAAAGCAATTCCGTCAATGGGGAAGCAGAACCCCTGGACACCCTGAGAATTTTGAGACTCCTGGTGTTGAAGTTACTACTG GTCCTCTTGGACAAGGAATTGCCAATGCTGTTGGTTTGGCATTAGCAGAGAAGCACTTGGCCGCTCGCTTTAACAAGCCAGACAATGAAATTGTTGACCACTACAC ATATGCTATATTGGGAGACGGTTGTCAAATGGAAGGAATTGCAAATGAAGCTTGTTCTCTTGCTGGACACTGGGGGCTAGGAAAGCTTATAGCATTCTATGATGACAACCACATCTCTATTGATGGTGACACAGAAATTGCATTCACTGAGAGTGTTGACAAGCGGTTTGAGGGTCTAGGGTGGCATGTTATTTGGGTGAAGAATGGAAACACTGGATACGATGAGATTCGTGCTGCCATCAAGGAGGCCAAGGCTGTAAAAGATAAACCCACCATGATCAAA GTCACTACAACAATTGGTTATGGATCTCCAAACAAGTCAAACTCATACAGTGTGCATGGAAGTGCACTTGGTGCCAAGGAAGTTGATGCTACTAGGCAGAACCTTGGATGGCCCTATGAGCCTTTCCATGTTCCAGAGGATGTTAAGAA GCACTGGAGTCGCCATGTTGAAGGAGGTGCTTCGTTTGAAGCTGAATGGAATGCAAAGTTTGCCGAGTATGAGAAGAAGTACCCGGAGGAAGCTGCAGAGTTCAAGTCCATCATCACTGGTGAATTACCTGCTGGTTGGGAGAAAGCACTTCCA ACATACACTCCAGAGACCCCTGCAGAGGCTACTAGAAATCTATCGCAGACCAATCTTAATGCACTTGCTAAAGTGATTCCTGGTCTTATTGGTGGTAGTGCAGATCTTGCCTCTTCAAACATGACCTTGTTGAAAATGTTCGGTGACTTCCAAAAAGACACCCCTGAAGAACGGAATGTCAGGTTTGGTGTCAGGGAACATGCAATGGGAGCTATCTGCAATGGCATTGGACTCCACAGTCCTGGCCTCATCCCATACTGTGCAACTTTCTTTGTTTTCACTGATTACATGAGGGCTGCTATGAGGATTTCGGCCTTGAGTGAGACTGGTGTCATTTACGTTATGACCCACGATTCCATTGGTCTTGGGGAAGATGGACCAACCCATCAGCCAATTGAGCACTTGGCAAGCTTCCGTGCGATGCCAAACATCTTAATGCTTCGACCAGCTGATGGAAATGAAACTGCTGGTTCATACAGGGTCGCGGTCCTCAACAGAAAGAGACCCTCTGTCCTTGCACTTTCTAGGCAAAAGCTGCCTAATCTTCCTGGAACCTCCATTGAGGGAGTTGAAAAGGGTGGTTATACTATTTCAGATAATTCGACAGGAAACAAGCCTGATGTCATTTTGATCGCAACTGGTTCCGAGTTAGAAATTGCTGCCAAGGCTGGTGACGAGCTAAGAAAGGAGGGTAAGGCTGTAAGAGTTGTCTCCTTTGTGTCATGGGAGCTCTTTGACGACCAATCAGATGAGTACAAGGAAAGTGTTTTACCAGCAGATGTAACTGCTAGAGTTAGCATTGAAGCTGGATCAACATTCGGATGGCACAAGATTGTTGGAAGCAAAGGCAAAGCTATCGGAATCGACCACTTCGGAGCAAGTGCACCAGCTGGAAAAATATACAAGGAATTTGGCATTACAGCCGAGGCCGTTGTTGCTGCAGCCAAAGAAGTCTGTTAA